A window of Thermus antranikianii DSM 12462 contains these coding sequences:
- the sdaAB gene encoding L-serine ammonia-lyase, iron-sulfur-dependent subunit beta, whose translation MGLLDMIGPVMVGPSSSHTAGACRLALLARHLLGERPRRVEFGLHGSFAKTGKGHGTHLALVAGILGFTPDDERLKESLSLAEKEGLEVAFKAVELGDVHPNTVRMVLEGEKERITVTGSSLGGGLVRIFDLDGFEVRITGAAPTLVIRNVDTPGVVARVARILADDEVNIAYLTVSRKKRGGEAMMSLEVDRPLPEVPLRYLEHLSYILWVRQIPPVTD comes from the coding sequence ATGGGTCTACTGGACATGATCGGCCCGGTGATGGTGGGGCCTTCCTCCAGCCACACCGCCGGGGCTTGCCGCCTGGCCCTTCTGGCCCGGCACCTTTTGGGGGAAAGGCCCAGGCGGGTGGAGTTTGGCCTGCACGGCTCCTTTGCCAAGACGGGAAAGGGCCACGGCACCCACCTGGCCCTGGTGGCGGGGATTTTGGGCTTCACCCCCGACGATGAAAGGCTTAAGGAAAGCCTTTCCCTGGCGGAAAAGGAAGGCCTCGAGGTGGCCTTTAAGGCAGTGGAGCTAGGGGATGTGCACCCCAACACCGTGCGTATGGTCCTGGAGGGGGAGAAGGAGCGCATCACCGTGACGGGAAGCTCCCTGGGAGGCGGACTGGTGCGCATTTTTGACCTGGATGGCTTCGAGGTGCGCATCACCGGAGCCGCCCCCACCCTGGTGATCCGCAACGTGGACACCCCGGGGGTGGTGGCCCGGGTAGCCCGCATCCTGGCCGATGATGAGGTGAACATCGCCTACCTCACGGTGAGCCGCAAGAAGCGGGGCGGGGAGGCCATGATGAGCCTCGAGGTGGACCGTCCCCTTCCCGAGGTTCCCTTGAGGTACCTGGAGCACCTCTCCTACATCCTCTGGGTGCGGCAGATTCCCCCGGTTACGGACTAA
- a CDS encoding sensor histidine kinase — MSLRTRLALVIALLAFLPNLVLALTLGLMGEGPWLPLVLWLLLIGLVSGAVGYFLARSLLRPLEELTRALAYLSVREGPVNELRLPAPKEPPPMEITLLRARFGELLQRLQRLMEAREAFYGALAHDLKTPLLSAIRALEYLEKADHLGREKRVELLLALRRELFQAHLLVENLLALSRLETRTPQRETLNLRALAEDLLLRYREEAGRRGLGLTVEGAGLARGERLLLERALANLLDNALRHAKTQVRIRVEEGALQVEDDGEGLPLPLEALAQPFRQGGSNRGSAGLGLYTAKRVAEAHGGRLLTCKTPLGGACLRLELPSAKEL, encoded by the coding sequence ATGAGTCTTAGGACAAGGCTCGCCCTGGTTATCGCCCTTCTGGCTTTTCTGCCCAACCTGGTCCTGGCCCTCACCCTGGGCCTCATGGGGGAGGGTCCCTGGTTGCCCTTGGTGCTTTGGCTTCTCCTCATCGGCCTGGTTTCCGGGGCGGTGGGGTACTTCCTGGCCCGAAGCCTCCTCAGGCCCCTCGAGGAGCTCACCCGCGCCCTGGCCTACCTCTCCGTCAGGGAGGGCCCGGTGAACGAGCTCAGGCTACCCGCCCCCAAGGAGCCTCCCCCTATGGAGATCACCCTGCTCCGCGCCCGCTTCGGGGAGCTTCTTCAACGCCTCCAGCGCCTTATGGAGGCCCGGGAAGCCTTCTACGGGGCCCTGGCCCACGACCTGAAAACCCCCCTGCTTTCCGCCATCCGGGCCCTGGAGTACCTGGAAAAGGCGGACCACCTGGGAAGGGAAAAGCGGGTGGAACTCCTTCTGGCCTTGAGGCGGGAGCTCTTCCAGGCCCACCTTCTTGTGGAAAACCTCCTGGCCCTCTCCCGCCTGGAGACCCGTACCCCCCAGCGGGAAACCCTGAACCTAAGGGCCTTGGCCGAGGATCTCCTTTTGCGTTACCGGGAGGAAGCGGGAAGGCGGGGGCTTGGCCTCACGGTGGAGGGGGCGGGTCTCGCCCGGGGGGAGCGGCTCCTTTTGGAAAGGGCCCTGGCCAACCTTCTGGACAACGCCCTGCGGCACGCCAAAACCCAGGTGCGCATCCGGGTGGAGGAAGGGGCCTTGCAGGTGGAGGATGACGGGGAAGGGCTTCCCTTGCCCCTGGAGGCCTTGGCCCAGCCCTTCCGCCAAGGAGGCTCGAACCGGGGAAGCGCGGGGCTTGGCCTCTACACCGCCAAGCGGGTGGCCGAGGCCCACGGGGGAAGGCTTCTGACCTGCAAAACTCCCTTGGGCGGGGCGTGTTTGCGCCTGGAACTCCCCTCGGCTAAGGAGCTTTAG
- a CDS encoding AMP-binding protein, giving the protein MRRLRLKKLDRKDLLATFRWPSPRWFNLATDTVDRWAKVKPGDLALLEPGGRKATYAQLSLLSMKWAVVLRAYGVSPGDRVAILFPQGLEAALAHLATYRIGAIALPLSVLFGSEAVRYRLEHGEARVLLADREALEPLEGAIPDGVKIIPKEALWTLAEKAIPDPKPHPTQPSDPAILIYTSGTTGKPKGALLPHGTLIGHFPGFYLYSNFPRRPATYWSPADWAWMGGLMDVLFPALYYGFTVIAYRAKRFDPEEALWLMEHFGVTHTFLFPTALKMLRSLGAIRGKRLRLRSIHSGGEPLGEELQAWAQENLGLPVNEFYGQTEANLLVGNSFSIYPIRPGSMGLPYPGHEVVVLREDGSLAEPGELGEIALKTPDPVAFLGYWKNPEATQAKFLGPYLLTGDLATVDDEGYLWFKGRKDDLIKSAGYRISPFEVEEVLLTHPGVAMVGVVGLPDPERGEKVVAFVKLRPGYLPSPGLTEELKTLVRSKVGHHAYPREVRFVEELPLTPTGKIQRFRLRTLAQEAKKNGEVSG; this is encoded by the coding sequence ATGAGGCGGCTTCGGCTCAAGAAGCTGGACAGAAAAGACCTCCTCGCAACTTTTCGCTGGCCCAGCCCCCGCTGGTTTAACCTAGCTACGGATACAGTAGACCGCTGGGCAAAGGTAAAACCTGGAGACCTCGCCCTTTTAGAACCGGGGGGACGGAAAGCAACCTACGCCCAGCTAAGCCTTCTTTCCATGAAGTGGGCAGTGGTCCTCCGGGCTTACGGGGTATCCCCTGGAGACCGAGTAGCAATCCTCTTCCCACAGGGCCTTGAAGCCGCTCTAGCTCATCTGGCCACCTACCGCATCGGAGCCATTGCCCTTCCCCTTTCGGTCCTCTTTGGCAGCGAGGCCGTCCGCTACCGGCTAGAACATGGAGAAGCTAGGGTGCTCCTGGCAGATAGGGAGGCCCTCGAGCCGCTGGAGGGGGCCATTCCCGACGGCGTGAAAATCATCCCTAAAGAAGCTCTATGGACCTTGGCCGAGAAGGCAATACCGGATCCCAAGCCCCATCCTACCCAGCCCAGCGACCCCGCCATCCTCATCTACACCTCAGGCACAACGGGCAAACCTAAGGGGGCTTTGCTACCCCATGGCACTTTGATCGGCCACTTCCCCGGTTTCTACCTTTACTCTAACTTTCCCCGACGCCCTGCCACCTACTGGTCTCCGGCTGACTGGGCCTGGATGGGCGGCCTCATGGATGTCCTCTTCCCTGCCCTATACTATGGCTTTACGGTGATCGCCTATAGGGCCAAGCGCTTTGACCCTGAGGAGGCGCTATGGCTCATGGAGCACTTTGGAGTCACCCATACCTTCCTCTTTCCCACAGCCCTGAAGATGCTGCGAAGCCTCGGGGCCATTAGGGGGAAGCGGTTACGCCTCAGGAGCATCCATTCTGGAGGTGAGCCCCTAGGGGAGGAACTCCAGGCCTGGGCACAGGAGAACCTGGGACTTCCGGTCAACGAGTTCTATGGCCAGACCGAAGCCAACCTCCTGGTGGGCAACTCCTTTTCCATCTACCCCATCCGTCCCGGGTCCATGGGCCTGCCCTATCCCGGCCACGAGGTGGTGGTACTGCGTGAGGACGGGAGCCTAGCAGAACCGGGAGAACTAGGAGAGATAGCCCTCAAAACCCCAGACCCCGTGGCTTTCCTCGGCTACTGGAAAAACCCCGAGGCCACCCAGGCCAAATTCCTAGGACCTTACCTTCTCACCGGGGACCTAGCGACCGTGGACGACGAGGGATATCTGTGGTTTAAGGGCCGGAAGGACGACCTCATCAAGTCCGCAGGATATCGGATAAGCCCATTTGAGGTGGAGGAGGTGCTCTTGACCCATCCGGGGGTGGCCATGGTGGGAGTCGTAGGGCTACCCGATCCGGAAAGGGGCGAAAAAGTGGTGGCCTTCGTAAAGCTCCGCCCAGGTTATCTGCCTAGCCCAGGCCTTACTGAAGAGCTAAAAACCCTGGTTCGGTCCAAGGTAGGCCACCATGCCTATCCCCGCGAGGTTCGCTTTGTGGAGGAACTTCCCCTGACCCCCACGGGTAAAATCCAGCGCTTCCGTCTACGGACCCTGGCTCAGGAGGCAAAGAAGAATGGAGAAGTTTCAGGGTAA
- a CDS encoding CoA transferase, which translates to MAPCAWPPGRVLDLTRLLPGPLAGKLLADLGFPVFKVEPPRGDPLRDWAPEAYRFLNGKKEILTLDLKRREDRERFLALVPEAAILLEANRPGVMERLGLGPEVLLGINPHLVYARLRGYPDAPDPGHDLTYLAEAGLLGRFPWRSFQFADLAGAYALALTALKGLLLGGGVYEVALSEAVKAMAYPPIPFLDGSALCYGIYPTREGEVALAALEPHFWARFCEESGLRELLPSAFDPARPGLPPYERLLAFFQGRTAQEWEAWAKEKGIPLRAVRG; encoded by the coding sequence ATGGCGCCTTGCGCATGGCCCCCAGGTAGGGTTCTGGATCTCACCCGGCTTCTTCCCGGGCCCTTGGCGGGCAAGCTCCTTGCGGATCTGGGCTTTCCCGTCTTCAAGGTGGAGCCCCCTCGAGGGGACCCCCTCAGGGACTGGGCCCCGGAGGCCTACCGCTTCTTGAACGGGAAAAAGGAGATCCTGACCCTGGACCTGAAGAGGAGGGAGGATCGGGAACGTTTCCTGGCCTTGGTTCCCGAGGCCGCCATCCTCCTCGAGGCCAACCGCCCCGGGGTCATGGAGCGGCTGGGCCTCGGGCCTGAGGTGCTCCTTGGGATCAACCCCCACCTGGTCTATGCCCGGCTTCGGGGCTACCCGGATGCCCCAGACCCCGGCCACGACCTCACCTACCTGGCGGAGGCGGGGCTTCTCGGGCGCTTTCCCTGGAGGTCCTTCCAGTTCGCCGACCTGGCCGGGGCCTATGCCCTGGCTCTTACGGCCTTGAAGGGGCTGCTTCTTGGAGGTGGGGTATACGAGGTGGCCCTCTCCGAGGCGGTGAAGGCCATGGCCTATCCCCCCATTCCCTTCCTGGATGGCTCCGCCCTGTGCTATGGGATTTACCCCACCCGGGAGGGGGAGGTGGCCCTGGCGGCTTTGGAGCCCCATTTCTGGGCCCGGTTTTGCGAGGAGTCGGGCCTTAGGGAGCTTCTTCCCTCGGCTTTCGATCCGGCTAGGCCCGGCCTTCCACCCTACGAGCGGCTCCTGGCCTTCTTCCAAGGGAGGACCGCTCAGGAATGGGAGGCCTGGGCCAAGGAGAAGGGGATTCCCCTGCGGGCGGTGCGGGGCTAG
- a CDS encoding acyl-CoA dehydrogenase family protein yields the protein MDLEKSIRELARRFARERVLPQARQLDQEARFPWPLFREAAGLGFPVLLVPEELGGAGLGPRSLVLVAEELAYACTGVAAALLLNNLVADALLLSGSAHARSFLPRLREEVASYALTEPHAGSDVAAIRTRAERVPGGYRLYGRKTWISHAPEASFFVVFAKVAEGREGIAAFLVERGMGVEVGPPLPKLGQKASPAAEVYLDGVLVPEEGLIAREGFALAMRVFNRSRPMVAALAVGLLWRALDEALAYAAMREAFGRPILEHQGVGFKLAEMHMDLEAARLLTLKAAELAERGEENALEAATAKAFAADAAVQGVSEALQVFGGNGYSEEYPLAKLYRDAKVLQIYEGTSEIQRLIILRELVRRRIWESP from the coding sequence GTGGACCTGGAGAAATCCATTCGGGAGCTGGCCCGGCGCTTTGCCCGGGAACGCGTCCTGCCCCAGGCCAGGCAACTGGACCAGGAGGCCCGGTTCCCCTGGCCCCTGTTTCGGGAGGCGGCAGGGCTTGGTTTTCCGGTACTCCTGGTCCCGGAGGAACTGGGCGGGGCTGGCCTTGGGCCCAGGAGCCTGGTCCTGGTGGCGGAGGAACTGGCCTATGCCTGCACCGGGGTGGCGGCGGCCTTGCTCCTCAACAACTTGGTGGCGGACGCCCTTCTTCTCTCGGGAAGTGCCCACGCCCGAAGCTTTCTACCCCGGCTCAGGGAGGAGGTGGCCTCCTACGCCCTCACCGAGCCCCACGCGGGCTCGGATGTGGCCGCCATCCGCACCCGGGCGGAAAGGGTGCCGGGCGGATACCGCCTCTATGGGCGCAAAACCTGGATCAGCCACGCCCCGGAGGCCTCCTTTTTCGTGGTCTTTGCCAAGGTGGCGGAGGGCCGGGAGGGGATCGCCGCCTTCCTGGTGGAGCGGGGGATGGGGGTGGAGGTGGGGCCACCTTTGCCCAAGCTGGGGCAGAAGGCCTCCCCGGCGGCGGAGGTGTACCTGGACGGCGTCCTGGTGCCCGAGGAGGGCTTGATCGCCCGGGAGGGGTTTGCCCTGGCCATGCGGGTGTTCAACCGATCTCGGCCCATGGTGGCGGCCCTGGCGGTGGGGCTATTGTGGAGGGCCTTGGACGAGGCCCTGGCCTATGCTGCCATGCGGGAGGCTTTCGGCAGGCCTATTCTGGAGCACCAGGGGGTGGGGTTTAAGCTGGCGGAGATGCACATGGACCTGGAGGCCGCCCGCCTCCTCACCCTGAAGGCTGCCGAACTGGCGGAACGGGGGGAGGAGAACGCCTTGGAGGCAGCCACGGCCAAGGCCTTTGCCGCCGACGCCGCCGTGCAGGGGGTGTCGGAGGCCCTCCAGGTCTTTGGCGGAAACGGCTACAGCGAGGAGTATCCCTTGGCCAAACTGTACCGCGATGCCAAGGTGCTCCAGATCTATGAGGGAACCTCCGAGATCCAAAGGCTCATCATCCTGCGGGAGCTGGTAAGGAGGCGGATATGGGAGAGCCCGTGA
- a CDS encoding 3-hydroxyacyl-CoA dehydrogenase — protein MERSALVTGGASGLGRATALALRDRGYRVVVLDLRRGEDPGLVYLEGDVTREEDARRAVELAASQAPLFAVVNAAGIGLARKVLGREGPHDLEGFRKVVEVNLIGTFNVLRLAAWAMRENPPDAEGQRGVVVNTASVAAFEGQVGQAAYAASKGGVVGLTLPVARELADWGIRVVTIAPGLFDTPLLQGLPEKAKASLAEQVPFPKRLGRPEEYALLVLHILENPMLNGEVIRLDGALRMAPR, from the coding sequence ATGGAAAGAAGCGCTTTGGTGACGGGTGGGGCCTCGGGGCTCGGAAGGGCTACGGCCTTGGCCTTAAGGGATAGGGGCTACAGGGTGGTGGTCTTGGACCTCAGGCGGGGGGAGGATCCGGGCCTGGTTTACCTGGAAGGGGATGTGACCCGGGAGGAGGATGCCAGGCGGGCGGTGGAGCTTGCGGCCTCCCAGGCTCCCCTTTTCGCGGTGGTCAATGCCGCGGGCATCGGTTTGGCCCGCAAGGTTCTGGGGCGCGAAGGTCCCCACGATTTGGAGGGCTTCCGCAAGGTGGTGGAGGTGAACCTCATCGGTACCTTTAACGTCTTGCGCCTTGCGGCTTGGGCCATGCGGGAGAACCCTCCCGATGCCGAGGGGCAGCGGGGGGTGGTGGTGAACACCGCCAGCGTGGCGGCTTTTGAGGGCCAGGTGGGCCAGGCGGCCTACGCGGCCAGCAAGGGGGGCGTGGTGGGCCTCACCCTCCCCGTGGCCCGGGAGCTTGCGGACTGGGGCATCCGGGTGGTGACCATCGCCCCGGGCCTCTTCGATACCCCCCTCCTTCAGGGGCTTCCTGAAAAGGCCAAGGCCTCGCTGGCCGAACAGGTGCCCTTTCCCAAGCGCCTGGGCCGGCCGGAGGAGTACGCCCTATTGGTCCTCCACATCCTGGAAAACCCCATGCTGAACGGGGAGGTGATCCGCCTGGATGGCGCCTTGCGCATGGCCCCCAGGTAG
- a CDS encoding thiolase family protein encodes MGEPVILEAVRTPIGKRNGALREWRPDALYAQVLDALLERTGIDPGLIGDVVTGCVTQAGEQGANIGRLAVLLSRLPQEVPAVSLNRMCGSSQQAVHFAAQAIAAGDLDFAIAGGVESMTRSPMFSDIGGGFHTLNPALFQRYELVHQGESAERIAKKYGLCREELDEWGYLSHRRAARAIQEGRFRSQILPLEGVDGEGRPFLLDRDEGVRFDVDYERMLALKPVFREDGVVTAGNSSQVSDGAAALLLGDREKALALGLRPRARFLARVVVAGDPTLQLLEVIPATKKALEKAGLSLKDLDVIEINEAFASVVLAFLREFGPDPEKVNPNGGAIAHGHPLGATGAILMTKLLYELERTGGEFGLQVMCIGHGQATATIIQRI; translated from the coding sequence ATGGGAGAGCCCGTGATCCTCGAGGCGGTACGCACCCCCATCGGCAAGAGGAATGGAGCCTTGCGGGAGTGGCGGCCCGATGCCCTTTACGCCCAGGTCTTGGACGCCCTCCTGGAGCGGACGGGTATCGACCCTGGGCTCATCGGGGATGTGGTCACGGGTTGCGTGACCCAAGCCGGGGAACAGGGGGCCAACATAGGACGGCTTGCCGTCCTCCTTTCCCGCCTACCCCAGGAGGTTCCTGCGGTAAGCCTAAACCGCATGTGCGGCTCCAGCCAGCAGGCTGTGCACTTCGCCGCCCAGGCCATCGCTGCCGGCGACCTAGACTTTGCCATTGCCGGCGGGGTGGAGAGCATGACCCGATCCCCCATGTTCTCCGATATCGGGGGAGGCTTCCACACCTTGAATCCAGCGCTTTTTCAGCGGTACGAGCTCGTCCACCAAGGGGAAAGCGCGGAGCGCATCGCAAAGAAGTATGGCCTTTGCCGGGAGGAGCTGGACGAGTGGGGCTATCTCTCCCACAGGCGGGCGGCCCGGGCCATCCAGGAGGGGCGCTTCCGGAGCCAGATCCTTCCCCTGGAGGGGGTGGATGGGGAGGGAAGGCCTTTCCTGCTGGACCGCGACGAAGGGGTGCGTTTCGACGTGGACTACGAGCGGATGCTGGCCTTGAAGCCCGTCTTCCGGGAGGACGGGGTGGTGACCGCTGGCAACTCCAGCCAGGTTTCCGACGGGGCGGCGGCCCTGCTCCTGGGGGATAGGGAAAAGGCCTTGGCCTTGGGCCTTCGCCCCCGGGCCCGTTTCCTTGCCCGGGTGGTGGTGGCGGGGGATCCCACCCTGCAACTATTGGAGGTGATCCCCGCCACCAAAAAGGCCCTGGAGAAGGCGGGGCTTTCCCTTAAGGACCTGGACGTCATCGAGATCAACGAGGCCTTCGCCAGCGTGGTTCTGGCCTTCCTGCGGGAGTTTGGCCCCGACCCGGAGAAGGTGAACCCCAACGGCGGGGCCATCGCCCACGGGCACCCCTTGGGGGCCACGGGGGCCATCCTCATGACTAAACTCCTTTACGAGCTGGAGCGCACCGGGGGGGAGTTTGGCCTGCAGGTGATGTGCATCGGCCACGGGCAGGCCACGGCCACCATCATCCAGAGGATCTAG
- a CDS encoding 3-hydroxybutyrate dehydrogenase — protein sequence MEKFQGKRVLITGAASGIGLALARAFAQEGARVLVHDLQDASALAKELGGIFLQADLADPQAVEELGKQAAQYGVDILVNNAGFQHIDPVEEFPLETWQRMIQVMLTAPFQLIKALLPGMKAKGWGRILNIASIHGLVASPYKSAYISAKHGLLGLTKTVALEAGPYGITVNAIAPAYVRTPLVEKQIADQARTLSIPESEVVEKVFLAQAAIKRLIEPEEVAALALFLASEKASAITGAVFPIDLGWTAR from the coding sequence ATGGAGAAGTTTCAGGGTAAGAGGGTCCTGATCACCGGCGCAGCAAGCGGCATCGGCTTAGCTCTGGCCCGGGCCTTCGCCCAGGAGGGAGCCAGGGTCCTGGTCCACGATCTCCAAGATGCCTCGGCCTTGGCTAAGGAGCTCGGCGGGATCTTCCTGCAGGCGGACCTGGCCGATCCTCAAGCCGTGGAGGAACTCGGGAAACAAGCGGCCCAGTACGGCGTGGACATCCTGGTAAACAACGCAGGCTTCCAGCACATCGACCCGGTGGAGGAGTTTCCCCTGGAAACCTGGCAAAGGATGATCCAGGTGATGCTCACTGCCCCTTTCCAGCTCATCAAGGCCCTTCTCCCGGGGATGAAGGCCAAGGGCTGGGGGCGGATCCTCAACATCGCCAGCATCCACGGCCTGGTGGCCAGCCCCTACAAGTCCGCCTACATCTCCGCCAAGCACGGCCTCTTGGGCCTCACCAAGACCGTGGCCCTTGAGGCGGGTCCCTACGGCATCACCGTGAACGCCATCGCCCCCGCCTACGTGCGCACTCCCCTGGTGGAGAAGCAGATCGCCGACCAGGCCCGCACCCTTTCCATCCCTGAAAGCGAGGTGGTGGAAAAGGTCTTCCTGGCCCAAGCGGCCATCAAGCGCCTCATCGAACCCGAGGAGGTGGCGGCCTTGGCCCTCTTCCTGGCCTCGGAAAAGGCCTCGGCCATCACGGGGGCCGTCTTCCCCATCGACCTGGGCTGGACCGCCCGCTAG
- the lepA gene encoding translation elongation factor 4, whose protein sequence is MRRMDDKRIRNFSIIAHVDHGKSTLADRILQLTHAVSEREMREQFLDSLELERERGITIKASAVRVEYRAKDGETYIFNLIDTPGHVDFTYEVSRALAAVEGVLLVVDASQGVEAETLAKFYMALEHGHVMIPVINKIDLPNARPLEVALEVEEVLGLPADEAIFASGKTGEGVEEILEAIVKRIPPPKGDPEAPLKALIFDSLYDAYQGVIPYLRLFEGRVRPGDRIRIYSTGKEFTVDKVGVFTPQGLIPVEELTAGEVGWLVAAIRDIHDVQVGDTITHAHRPTDAPYPGFRPAKPVVFAGLYPVDSGDYGRLRDALEKLKLNDAALSFEPETSTALGFGFRCGFLGLLHAEIVQERLEREFGLELIATAPSVVYRVRLKNGEEREVPNPADLPDPTKIEEILEPYARLTVFTPEEYVGSIMQLVQEKRGRLVNMSYLPGETKRVELVYEVPFAEILYDFHDRLKSLSRGYASMDYEQIGYQPGDLVKVNVLVHGEPVDALTFIAHRDKAYAMARAIVDKLAEVIPRQLFEVPIQAAIGGKIIARATVKALRKDVLAKCYGGDVTRKKKLLEKQKEGKKRLKAIGKVEVPQEAFLAVLSAGRDES, encoded by the coding sequence ATGAGAAGGATGGATGACAAGCGCATCCGCAACTTCTCCATCATCGCCCATGTGGACCACGGGAAGTCCACCCTGGCCGACCGCATCCTGCAGCTGACCCATGCGGTGAGCGAGCGGGAGATGCGGGAGCAGTTTCTGGACTCCCTGGAGCTGGAGCGCGAGCGGGGCATCACCATCAAGGCCAGCGCCGTGCGGGTGGAGTACCGGGCCAAGGACGGGGAAACCTATATCTTCAACCTGATCGACACCCCGGGCCACGTGGACTTCACCTACGAGGTATCCCGGGCCTTGGCGGCAGTGGAAGGGGTCCTTCTGGTGGTGGATGCCAGCCAAGGAGTGGAGGCGGAAACCCTGGCCAAGTTCTACATGGCCCTGGAGCACGGCCATGTGATGATCCCCGTCATCAACAAGATCGACCTTCCCAACGCCAGGCCCCTGGAGGTGGCCCTCGAGGTGGAGGAGGTGCTGGGCCTCCCCGCCGACGAGGCCATCTTCGCCTCGGGGAAGACGGGGGAAGGCGTGGAGGAGATCCTCGAGGCCATCGTAAAACGCATCCCACCCCCCAAGGGCGACCCGGAAGCTCCCCTTAAGGCCCTCATCTTCGACTCCCTTTACGACGCCTACCAGGGGGTCATCCCCTACCTCCGCCTCTTTGAGGGCCGGGTGCGCCCGGGGGACCGGATCCGCATCTACTCCACCGGCAAGGAGTTCACCGTGGACAAGGTGGGGGTCTTCACCCCCCAGGGACTCATCCCCGTAGAGGAGCTTACCGCAGGGGAGGTGGGCTGGCTGGTGGCCGCCATCCGGGACATCCACGACGTGCAGGTGGGGGACACCATCACCCACGCCCATAGGCCCACCGACGCCCCCTACCCCGGCTTCCGCCCCGCCAAACCCGTGGTCTTCGCCGGCCTCTACCCCGTGGACTCCGGGGACTACGGAAGGCTTAGGGATGCCCTGGAAAAGCTCAAGCTCAACGACGCCGCCCTTTCCTTTGAGCCGGAAACCTCCACCGCCTTGGGCTTCGGTTTTCGCTGCGGCTTCCTGGGACTTCTCCATGCGGAAATCGTGCAGGAGCGCTTGGAGCGGGAGTTTGGCCTGGAGCTCATCGCCACCGCCCCCAGCGTGGTCTACAGGGTGCGCCTGAAAAACGGGGAGGAGAGGGAGGTGCCAAACCCCGCCGACCTCCCCGACCCCACAAAGATCGAGGAGATCCTCGAGCCCTACGCGAGGCTCACCGTCTTCACCCCCGAGGAATACGTGGGGTCCATTATGCAACTTGTACAGGAAAAACGGGGCCGCCTGGTGAACATGAGCTACCTTCCCGGGGAAACCAAACGGGTGGAGCTGGTCTACGAGGTGCCCTTTGCCGAGATCCTCTACGACTTCCACGACCGCCTGAAAAGCCTCTCCCGGGGCTATGCCTCCATGGACTATGAGCAGATAGGCTACCAGCCCGGGGACCTGGTCAAGGTCAACGTGCTGGTGCACGGGGAGCCCGTGGACGCCCTCACCTTCATCGCCCACAGGGACAAGGCCTACGCCATGGCCCGGGCCATCGTGGACAAGCTGGCGGAGGTCATCCCCCGTCAGCTTTTTGAGGTGCCCATCCAGGCGGCCATCGGGGGCAAGATCATCGCCCGGGCCACGGTGAAGGCCCTGCGCAAGGATGTGCTGGCCAAGTGCTACGGCGGGGACGTGACCCGGAAGAAGAAGCTTCTGGAAAAGCAAAAGGAGGGGAAGAAACGGCTCAAGGCCATCGGCAAGGTGGAGGTGCCCCAGGAGGCCTTCCTGGCGGTGCTCTCGGCGGGACGGGATGAGTCTTAG